GATCACGGCCGCGGAGCGGGCCACGACGATCGCCGCGATCCTCGATCCGGCGACACGCCCCGCCGACCTGGTGCGGCCGGGTCACCTGTTTCCCCTCGTCGCCAAGGAGGGAGGCGTGCTGCGGCGGGCCGGCCACACCGAGGCGGCCGTCGATCTTGCCCGGCTGGCCGACCTCCCTCCCGCCGGGGTGCTCTGCGAAATCCTCGACGACACCGGCAACCGGGCCGATCGGGCCACGCTGTTCGCCCTGGCGGCAGAACACCGGCTCGAGATCATCTCGATCGAGGAGCTGATCCGCCACCGCCGCGTGCGCGAGAAGCTCGTCGAGCGGATCGCCGAGGCCGACCTGCCGACGCGTTGGGGACCGTTCCGGATCATCGCCTACGACGTCCGCTTCGAGGCCCAGCAGCCGATCGTCCTCGTGGCCGGCGACCCCGCCGCCGCGCCGGCGGCATTGGTCAGGATTCACTCGTCGTGCTTCACCGGCGACCTGCTCGACAGCCTGCGCTGCGACTGCGGCGACCAGCTCCACATGGCGCTGGAGCTGATCGGGCGCGAGGGGAGCGGCGTCCTGGTCTACCTGCCGCAGGAGGGGCGCGGGATCGGCCTGGTCGAGAAGATCCGCGCCTACCAGCTCCAGGACCGCGGCCTCGATACCGTCGAGGCCAATCTCGCGCTCGGCTTCAAGGCCGACGCGCGCGACTACTGCATCGGCATCCAACTGCTCAAGGACCTGGGCTTGCGCCGGGTGAGGCTGCTGACCAACAACCCCAAGAAGACCGACGCCTTCATCTACGGCGGGTTCGATCTCGAGGTGGTCGATCAGGTGCCGATCCTGCCGCCGGTGCACGAGTACAACCGGCGGTACCTGGAAACGAAGCGGGAAAAGCTCGGCCACCGTTTCCCGGGCTGAGCGCCGCGCGTGGTCCGGCGCTGGCATGGAGTGCGCGGCCAGCCGCCGGATACACTGCACGTTCGAGAGGCGCGAGGCCACCGGGCCACGTTACAGGAACCCTCCGACAGGGAGCCTTGGCATGCGGCAGTTCGCGACGTTTCCCGGGTGGAGTCCGGCCCGTGGTGGGGACCGTTCCTGGCGACATGTCCTCGCCGTCGCCAGCGTCGTCCTCGGCACGTGCCCCACGGGGGTCGCCGTCGGTGACACCGCAGCGCAATCGTCCGCTGCCGCTGCGGCGCCGGCCAGCCCCGGCCCTGCTCCCCAAGGGCCGCTGCTGGTCGACCAGATCCTCAGGCGCTACGACCTCAACGGCGACGGCAACGTCGACGAGATCGAAGCGTCGATCGGCCAGGCGAAGATCCGTCGTCACCGGTCCCAGCAGCGCGCCGAAAGCAGCATCGATCCGGTCACGTCGCGGCCGCGGTCGCAGTCGGACCCCACGGCCCCGCTCGGGTTCCATCCGGGGGGCACGACCGCGGCGGAAACCCCTTCCCCGCCCGCTGCTCCCCTGACCGGTTCGGCAGGCTCGTCCCGGTCGGAGCCGGCGGGGACGAGTGCCTCGGCAGACCGGCAACGGCGGATCATGGAGGTGATCGATCCGCGGCGCGGTCGGACCACCGATCCCGACCCGCGCGGCGGGACCGGCGCGGAGGCCGCTCAGCGGGGAGCCTCGACGACTCCTGCCCCCACGACGCCGCAGCCGTTCGGCTGGATCCCCGGCGGCGACGGCACGGTGTTTCGGGGAGGAAGCTATCCACTGCCCGATCGGTCACGCTCCTCGGCGTCGCGGCGTGGAGGCGGTGCCGGGCCGCTCCTGTCGGGCAGCCCGGGAGCGGCACCGCGTGGCGGCGTTCCGTCACAAGCGCGCCCGGGATCGGGCACCGGCTCCACACGCTACACGACCCCTCCCTCCTCGCGCGCCACCGTGCCGCAGCCGTCACGCGGCGGTGGCAAGACATCCGGCTCGTCGGCTGCCCCGTCGGGGAGTGGCGCCGGGGGTCGCGCCGGGAATGGCTCCGGGGGTCGATGACCGCGGCCGCGGCGGGCCGGTTTTTCCGCGGACTGTCGGTCGTAGCCGCGGCGACGGGTCCGCCGGCCCGTAGAATTCCCGTCCGATCCCCCGCCGGGTGGATGGCAGGGTGTTGCCTGCCCGGGTGGACGTGGTGCGTGGAGCGAGGATCGTGATGCGTTCCCAGAGCGGATTGGTCGTGCGCCGAGGCTTCGCGGCGGTCGTGGTGACCGTGGCCCTGTTCGCCGTGCTGCCGGTGGCGTCGGCCCAGGAGGGGGAGAGCGCGACAGGCGGCGTCGCCGTGGGTGGGGTTCCGGACACCTTCGACCGGCTCCGGGAAAAGATCGCCGCGGTCCGCAATGAATCCGGCCGACAGTACCGGGTGATCGTCCTCGGCGACGGCGACGGGCGGTCGGCGACGGAACTGCTCGACGACGTCCTCACGCGCTGGCAGCGGCAGCGCGACGACAACTCCCTCTCGGGGCTCGGGGCCGGGTTCGAACCCGACCGCGACGTGACGATCCTCGTCGACCAGCAGGGCCGGGCGATCGCGATGCGCGTGCCGGAGAAGCTCCGGCGCCAATCGGGGCTCGACGAAAAGACGATCCGCTCCGACCTCATCGAGCGCGTGTTCGCGGCGCGGGCCGGCGATGCCGGTGTCGCCGACGGGTTGGAAAAACTGATCGCCGCGACGGAGAACCGGATTCTCGAGGCCGCCAAGCGGGAGCAGGCGCGGGTCGCCGCCGAGCAGGCGCGGGAGGAATCGGCGCGGATGTTCCGCACGCAGACCCTCCCGGCACTGCTCGTCGGCTCGGCGCTCGCCCTCGGGCTGGCGGCCGTCGCCGCGCAGTGGCTGCGCCACCGGCGGATCGTGCGCGAGGCCCGGCGGAAGATGGCGGCGTTCAAGGAGGAGGTGGTGGCGCTGTCGGACCTGCTCGACGAGCAGCAGGAGCGCCACCGCATGCTGCCCCACGCCGATCCCGATTTCCGGACGCCGATGCAGGGGCAGA
The Planctomycetota bacterium genome window above contains:
- the ribB gene encoding 3,4-dihydroxy-2-butanone-4-phosphate synthase, which translates into the protein MPQQFSTVEAAVAAIRRGEIVIVVDAEDRENEGDFVCAASLAGAAQVNFMLRHGRGQVCMPILPDLARRLDLPMMVETNSAPLGTAFTVPVDHVSARTGITAAERATTIAAILDPATRPADLVRPGHLFPLVAKEGGVLRRAGHTEAAVDLARLADLPPAGVLCEILDDTGNRADRATLFALAAEHRLEIISIEELIRHRRVREKLVERIAEADLPTRWGPFRIIAYDVRFEAQQPIVLVAGDPAAAPAALVRIHSSCFTGDLLDSLRCDCGDQLHMALELIGREGSGVLVYLPQEGRGIGLVEKIRAYQLQDRGLDTVEANLALGFKADARDYCIGIQLLKDLGLRRVRLLTNNPKKTDAFIYGGFDLEVVDQVPILPPVHEYNRRYLETKREKLGHRFPG